The sequence GCCGGTTTTTAGAGACGCAAAAGGAGCTTTTGGTACACCCACCAGCGATTCGGTACGTACTTGTGTTACCAATAAAACAAAACGATTTTTGATGATAATTATAGCTTACGAAGCGACTGATGCACTAAAAACAGCAACCGGACAGGCACTGGATTTATTAAAAAAATATGCCGGGGCTAAGAACTTTGAATTAAAAACTATACAAGTAATATAATGAAGGGAATTTGTAAATTTTTGCTAAAACTCATGGGGTGGACAGTAGTTGGAGAACCCGCTCCGGTTAATAAATGTATTATTATTGGAGCGCCGCATACCAGCGCGTGGGATTTTGTTATCTCGTATTTGTTTTACACCTCCAAAGGAGCGGTTGCAAATATTCTGATAAAAAAGGAGTTTTTCTTTTGGCCGCTTGGCTATTTCGTACGTAAAATGGGTGGCCTTCCTATCGATCGTTCAAAAGGAGCCAATGTTATACGCCAAACTATCCAGCTAATAAACAAAAGAGATTACATCCATTTGGCTCTAACTCCGGAAGGAACGCGCAGTTTAAATAAACGATGGAAAGCGGGTTTTCATATTATTTCTAAAGAAACAGGTATTCCGGTTTATCTTGGTTATTTTGACTGGGGAAGAAAAGAGATTTCGGTGGGTGAACCTTTCGAACTTTCTGACGATGCAAAAGAGGATATAAAACGGATGAAAGATTTTTACCGCGAGAAGGGAATCAAAGGAAAGTTTCCTGAGCTATTTACCACTGACTATTAGATTTTGGTAAAGCCTTAAAAAAAGTGGTTTTTCAGTAATTAATGAAAAACCACTTTTTGATTGTATAATCATCAATCAAAAACAGAAATACTGAGTTTAAACTGAATACTTTCAAAATCAGAATTGTTAAAACCTGCAAACACTCCAACATTTCCGGCAAAAAACAAATTGTTTAAACTATAACCTACCTCCCAGTAATTATTAAACTCAGGCGTTGTTAGGTAGTTTATATGAATACTTTCACTCCAGGTTCGCTTATTAAAAATTGAAAAATATCTCAGCAGTAAGTATTCTGTTCTGAATTCGGCCATTACATTTAAATAACTTTCGCTGGTACTTAGCACATAATCATCAATTAGCTGAAAACGATGCGTAAACGGCTTCATCATAATTGGAATTTCGGCCGTGCCAAAATGTTTGTATTCCGAGAAGTGCAGTTGCTTGGCTGTAAAATAATGTCCGGCATTTAACTGCCAATCGATACCTGTGCTGGGTGATATATTCGCTTGTTGGTGCACTGAAAAACCGATACGGCTATAATCGGAAGTTGAGTTAAAAATATCGGGAATACCTTGTTTAAAAGACAAGTCGAATTCATAAAAATCATTCATAAACAAAAACGGCGATTCTTCAAGCCAGGGTTTTCGCTGCGATTTTCGTACGTTTAATCCCACGGTGTAATTAAAACTTTGTTGTTCAGTAAGTGCAGGATTGTCTGCTGTAAAGTTTCCCGGAAGGTTCGGTTCAAAATTTTTGTGGTCCGACAGGGGAAAAGAAATATTGTTTTCGAGCGGATAAAAATGATTGTAACCGGCACCTGCATAAATTCTGAAATTATTTTTTAAGCGCTGCGAAAAATTTAGCTGAATAAATTCACGTTCATAAAACCGAATGTAGTTTTCGCCAAAAAACCACGAGCTAATTGCATTAACTGCAGGCGTAATTCCGAGATCGCCTTTAAAATCCTGACTTAGTTTTCCGGCAAAAATACCTATTTGATTTCCATCGCCCAGGAAATTGATAAACCGGGTATTTACACTGCCAAAAATAGCTTTGCGGTTAAAAGCATAGCCAATTTGAGGGGTGAGGTAAATACGTTTTGTTGAATCAACCAAAAAACGCATCCTAAACTCTTGTCGGTATTTGTAACCATCAACAGCATTAAAATCGAAATTTACCGGCGACAGCAAACCATCGTAACTTACCCGAATAGCAGAGTCTTTGCAGATATCGTAGCTTCCGGCAAGAAGTTTTCCCCAAAAACCGTTGCCTATTTCTTTTCCTGAAACCGTATCTTTTACTCCGCCACTTTCCATTAATTTTAATGAATCAGCCATTCGGTAACTTTCAATTTCTGCTTGTGTTAGCGGGATGCTTCTAACCGTGTCCCATGCGATGTCGTTTCTCACCGAATCTTCGTCTTCCGAAATCTGATAACTTCCATATTCAGGCGCAACAATAGTCGAATCTTTATATTGTTCTTTTAATATTTTGCGGTTCAAACGGGCCACTTTTTTTACATCTGCATTATTCAGTTCTTCTTTGGCGTTTAAGGTATTCAATTCGTTTACTAACTGCTGTTCCTTTTCTCCAGGTTCTCTTTCTGGCTTAATCTCTTGCTGGTCGGAAGCTGCAGGATTTACATACAACTCGTCAATATAATTATTGGCAATCGAATCATATTTTACTGATGCACCGTAATAAAACTGGCCTTTCAATCCCAGCATTCCAAAATCCCCATTTATATTGTGCGATACAGGAAGCCAGTTGCCATCTCCAAGATTTTCAAATTGTTGTTTGATGTGGTAATTAAAGAATTCAAAACTGGAACTAAAATCGAGGTTGTAAATACACCAAAATTTATCCACGATGTAAATAAACCCTTCCACAAGTTCGTCGCTTTTTCGCTTTGGTGTAACACGAATTTTAAACACATCCGATTCGCCAACCGTAACAAATCCTTCGTAAACAAAGTTATAGTGCTTTAATGCTAATACTGACATTGGCGAAATGACTTCGTTCGGGCGTTCGTCGTAAAAACTGGCAGTCATAAGGCCCATAACCGGAGGCTCATCAAAACCGGTAAGCGAGCTTTTTTTGCTGATTACTTTCTGATTATACTGATCGGGATAATCAAAGGTTATTCGGTTTTGCGATTCGATTACATAAGTTACGTTTTCCTTAAAGTAATCTTTGAATTTCCGTCCATCTTCAACTTCCTGCTTTTTTATGAGGTTGGGAATGTTGCTAAAAGCAAAATTGCTTTTTATATATAAATCGGCACTATAGTGTTTTATTTTGCCCCGGTAATAAGGTGCTTTTGCAATGGCCTTTCGCATAATAAAATAGGCAGGATCTTCATCTCCCGGGAAAACTTTTATCTCGGCAAGCTCGAAATTCTGAACCTCAAGAATTACCGGAATAAATAAGCTGTCGGTTTGCAGATTTACCGTTTTTTCTTCCTGCTCGTAACCCATCGAACGAATAGTCAGGTGATATGTACCTGCTGAGAGGTTAAAACTAAAATCTCCATTTTTATTCGATGTTGTTCCTTGTCGGGTTTCGGCAATGTAAATAGTGGCATAGGGAATAGGTTGGTTTTCCTGATCCAGAATTTTACCGGTAAGAATTTGTGCGTGTGCTAATGTGCCTGATGAAATCAAAATCAGCGTAATGCACAATTGCAAAACATTTTCTGCAAGTTGTTTAATTTTTTGGGTGTACATGGTTTATTTCTGTTTTCGATTGCAAGAAAAACAAAAAAACAATCCTTCTGAAATATTTATTGTTAAAAAGTCCTTATTGTTATAATCCCAGTTCGTCGCTAACGGTGCGCATTGCATTAACTGCCAAATCGGCAAACTCGGGTAGTGGAATACCAATTTTTTCGCATTCCAGAATGTTTTCACGTTTTACAGATGCTGCAAATGCTTTTTGTTTCATTCGTTTTGTTACCGATTTTGTTTTAACACTGGCCAGCTTTTTATCCGGATAAACCAATGTTGTAGCAGTAATTAAACCGGTAATCGTTTCGCCCGCGGCCAGTGCATGCTGAAATTCGGTTGTTCGTTCTTTTCCGGTAGCTACTTCGTTGTGCATAACAATAGCATCAAGCATTTCATCGGTAATTTTCCCTTTTAACAGATGTTCGGCATAAGGTCCGTGTGTATTCGGATCGGCATTTGTAATTTCCACATCAATATCGTGCAATAAGCCTGCGATTCCCCATTCTTCTTCATTTTTGTCAAGATACTTCGCCATTGCCCTGAGTACCGCTTCCGACGCCAGGCTGTGTTTTATCATATTTTCTGCCTGAATATTTTCTTCAAGCATCTTGAGTGCCTCATTTCGTGTAATCATATTCGTATTTTATTTGTTTGGCGCATTAAAAATAGTGATAAATTTGTCAGCGTATTTTTATTAAAGCAACTAAACTTTTTATCATGATTGAAATCGAGCGAAAATTTCTTGTTGATATAAATGCGTGGTGTCCCAAAGATACTGGAAATCCAATTGTTCAGGGTTACCTTTCAACCGAAAAAGAAAGAGTCGTTCGGGTGCGTATAAAAGGTAA comes from uncultured Draconibacterium sp. and encodes:
- a CDS encoding HD domain-containing protein → MITRNEALKMLEENIQAENMIKHSLASEAVLRAMAKYLDKNEEEWGIAGLLHDIDVEITNADPNTHGPYAEHLLKGKITDEMLDAIVMHNEVATGKERTTEFQHALAAGETITGLITATTLVYPDKKLASVKTKSVTKRMKQKAFAASVKRENILECEKIGIPLPEFADLAVNAMRTVSDELGL
- a CDS encoding DUF5686 and carboxypeptidase regulatory-like domain-containing protein; translated protein: MYTQKIKQLAENVLQLCITLILISSGTLAHAQILTGKILDQENQPIPYATIYIAETRQGTTSNKNGDFSFNLSAGTYHLTIRSMGYEQEEKTVNLQTDSLFIPVILEVQNFELAEIKVFPGDEDPAYFIMRKAIAKAPYYRGKIKHYSADLYIKSNFAFSNIPNLIKKQEVEDGRKFKDYFKENVTYVIESQNRITFDYPDQYNQKVISKKSSLTGFDEPPVMGLMTASFYDERPNEVISPMSVLALKHYNFVYEGFVTVGESDVFKIRVTPKRKSDELVEGFIYIVDKFWCIYNLDFSSSFEFFNYHIKQQFENLGDGNWLPVSHNINGDFGMLGLKGQFYYGASVKYDSIANNYIDELYVNPAASDQQEIKPEREPGEKEQQLVNELNTLNAKEELNNADVKKVARLNRKILKEQYKDSTIVAPEYGSYQISEDEDSVRNDIAWDTVRSIPLTQAEIESYRMADSLKLMESGGVKDTVSGKEIGNGFWGKLLAGSYDICKDSAIRVSYDGLLSPVNFDFNAVDGYKYRQEFRMRFLVDSTKRIYLTPQIGYAFNRKAIFGSVNTRFINFLGDGNQIGIFAGKLSQDFKGDLGITPAVNAISSWFFGENYIRFYEREFIQLNFSQRLKNNFRIYAGAGYNHFYPLENNISFPLSDHKNFEPNLPGNFTADNPALTEQQSFNYTVGLNVRKSQRKPWLEESPFLFMNDFYEFDLSFKQGIPDIFNSTSDYSRIGFSVHQQANISPSTGIDWQLNAGHYFTAKQLHFSEYKHFGTAEIPIMMKPFTHRFQLIDDYVLSTSESYLNVMAEFRTEYLLLRYFSIFNKRTWSESIHINYLTTPEFNNYWEVGYSLNNLFFAGNVGVFAGFNNSDFESIQFKLSISVFD
- a CDS encoding 1-acyl-sn-glycerol-3-phosphate acyltransferase, coding for MGWTVVGEPAPVNKCIIIGAPHTSAWDFVISYLFYTSKGAVANILIKKEFFFWPLGYFVRKMGGLPIDRSKGANVIRQTIQLINKRDYIHLALTPEGTRSLNKRWKAGFHIISKETGIPVYLGYFDWGRKEISVGEPFELSDDAKEDIKRMKDFYREKGIKGKFPELFTTDY